The Bacteroidales bacterium DNA segment ATCTATACTTTACTCTGGGCATTCCGGGACAAGTAGCATTCGTCCGGTTAGGAGTCGAAGATCCTGAATCAGCATACCGGCTATGGCATACTTATTTCATGAAATACAATTCTACCGTCAAATTGTTTGATGGTATTGCCGATACATTGAAAGCCCTGAAGGAAAAAGGATTTCACTCAGGAATCGTTACTTCTAAAACTTACCGGGAGTTTGCAGATGACACGTCATCCCGTGAGATTATCGGATATTTTGAAACAGTAGTAGGCAGAACGGATTCACCCCGTCCCAAACCTTTTGCCGATCCGCTCCTGACCTATATGGAACGGACCCAGACGCGACCGGAAGATATTCTTTACATAGGTGATGCCATCTATGATTATCAATGTGCCCAAAGTGCAGGTGTTGATTTTGGATTGGTCATGTGGGGAAGCCACCCCAAAGAACGTATAGATGCCAGGTATTCCCTGAAAACACCCAATGATATTCTAAACATTTCATGTGAATAAGATTTATTACGCCATGTTACTCGTGTCTACTCGTGAGGTCGCTCCGCTAAGTTCGCTCTATGAGAACGCTGACGCTAAGTTGATTTTCAATGGTCACATGGAACCTTAAGCTCATCGATTCCATATGAATTATTTAATTTATTGATAATATTCATATTTTATTTATCACGTTGGGTGAACAATGATGTTCATGGATATTTCATCACTTCAAACAATATAATCAAATGAAAACAGAATTTCAAAAATGTCTGGCTGGTGAGCCTTTTGACGGAAAGGACAAAGAATTAGCAGAAATGACCATAAAAACGAAACGTCTGCTTGTGAAATTGAATGCTACGGATTTTGCAGACACAAAGAGGAAAGATGAGATCCTGCAGGATATATTGGAACGTGTGGGTGAGAATGTCCATGTTGATATTGATTTCCGTTGTGAATATGGAAAGAATATCTTCATAGGCGATAAAGTCATCATCAATATGAATTGCACATTTGTGGATAACAACCGGATAGATATAGGGAATAATGTGCTTATTGCTTCCAATGTCCAGATATACACCGCTACCCATTCAACAAAAGCAGAAGAAAGAACCATGCCGGATTGGAACCAGGGAAAAGCTATTTGCAACACTTTTGCATTGCCCGTACGGATTGAAGATAATGTATGGATCGGTGGTGGTGCGGTCATATTACCGGGTGTTACAATTGGGGAGAACAGTGTTGTCGGCGCAGGAAGTGTTGTTACCCGTTCTATTCCAAAAAACTGTGTCGCTGTTGGAAATCCCTGCAGGGTGATCAGACGGATGGATCATGGATGAGTGATTGTCACCCGTTTTCAACTCACGGAAAATAACATAAGTAACTATCTGAAGAAGATCCAGTAAGTAAGCAATGCTTACAAATGTTTTCTTCACTTTTCTATGGGTGGAATATGGTGTTTTGAATATACTACTCCCTGCCCGTTTTAACTTTTTTCCTTTTCCACGGTTTTTGCACCGAAATAACGATAACGACCAACAAAAATACAGTCTGGACCGTTCCCCAGATTTGTGTTGTCCGGATGTTTTCGAGGAAAGCCGGGTCTGTCAGGGCCCCATCACGGAGCTGGTCTGCAATCAGCACATTCCCGTTAATGCATGGGCCCAATATAAATGTTCCGAAAAGCATTTGCAGGATGATCATGATCCACTTTACGGTGATCCATGGGTGTTTAAAAAATCCCCAGTTGGTAAATATGCTGTATGTCAGTCCGGTCACTAAAGCTCCTAAAGCACCTCCGATAATGAAATAGTCATCTACGATCTGGAGTATCCGCGAACGCATATACAGTTCGTCTCCCGATTGCGGACTGGTAATAAAAACCAGCAGGCAGAGCGTCACACCGCTGATGATCCAACTGAAAGCGAAGAAAATATGGAGCATTTTCAGGATTTTAACTGCTTGTGGTTTCAGTTTCTTTATTTCCATGATGTGAACATTTATTGATTAATCAATATTTTGGGTAAAAAAATTATTTGATGTTTTGATATATCCGTTCAAGGATTTCGGTGAACATCCTGTATTCATGTTCGCCTATACCTGATAAAACAGATTGCTTCGATTTTTCGATACAGTCCATAACCTTCGGCATCAATTCCCTTCCTTTTTGTGTGATCATAACGCTGTTCTTCCTCATGGTGACGGGAATACGTTCTACCAATCCTTTCTTCTCCAGTATGTCTAACGTCCGTTTAATAGCTGCAGTATCCTTAAAAACTTTATTCGCCAGTTCCTGCTGGCTAATGCCGTCTTCGTCATAAAGATATTTGAGGACAACATACTGCGAGTGGGGAAGGTCTATCCCATGTTTTTTTAAATGACTGTTAAGGTGGGTAGCCATTGCGTTCGATGTCCGCGCCAATAAAAATCCTAGGGTTTCTTGCTTTTCATTCATGAGGCAAATATATGAAAAATACTGATTAGTCAATATAATCTATTGTGTTTTTACAATAATTTATTACTCGCATCCGCTCGTGAGATCGCTTACGCTAAGTTTTCAATTACCTTATCGCGTTCACATTTCTGTAATGTAAAGGGAGATTTACCCGTTTTGCAGATTTATTTCAGATACGGGGTGCACAGGTCCGGGGTAGATGCAGGTTTGTTTCAGGCATATTTAACATATTTTATGTGTCATAG contains these protein-coding regions:
- a CDS encoding HAD family hydrolase, with protein sequence LYFTLGIPGQVAFVRLGVEDPESAYRLWHTYFMKYNSTVKLFDGIADTLKALKEKGFHSGIVTSKTYREFADDTSSREIIGYFETVVGRTDSPRPKPFADPLLTYMERTQTRPEDILYIGDAIYDYQCAQSAGVDFGLVMWGSHPKERIDARYSLKTPNDILNISCE
- a CDS encoding MarR family transcriptional regulator; this translates as MNEKQETLGFLLARTSNAMATHLNSHLKKHGIDLPHSQYVVLKYLYDEDGISQQELANKVFKDTAAIKRTLDILEKKGLVERIPVTMRKNSVMITQKGRELMPKVMDCIEKSKQSVLSGIGEHEYRMFTEILERIYQNIK
- a CDS encoding sugar O-acetyltransferase, with product MKTEFQKCLAGEPFDGKDKELAEMTIKTKRLLVKLNATDFADTKRKDEILQDILERVGENVHVDIDFRCEYGKNIFIGDKVIINMNCTFVDNNRIDIGNNVLIASNVQIYTATHSTKAEERTMPDWNQGKAICNTFALPVRIEDNVWIGGGAVILPGVTIGENSVVGAGSVVTRSIPKNCVAVGNPCRVIRRMDHG
- a CDS encoding DUF2269 family protein, yielding MEIKKLKPQAVKILKMLHIFFAFSWIISGVTLCLLVFITSPQSGDELYMRSRILQIVDDYFIIGGALGALVTGLTYSIFTNWGFFKHPWITVKWIMIILQMLFGTFILGPCINGNVLIADQLRDGALTDPAFLENIRTTQIWGTVQTVFLLVVIVISVQKPWKRKKVKTGRE